In a single window of the Candidatus Lernaella stagnicola genome:
- the prfB gene encoding peptide chain release factor 2 produces the protein MKNFGGIFDLAAKRDRLGQLVEQIAAPGFWDNNEATRPFLKEKSDLEKELAEWRGLESAVEEMEVTFELAQEAQDDDLAAEVPGKVKKVEKTLSNMELEMLFSEEADSADAIMEIHSGAGGTEAADWASMLLRMYLRYAERRGFDVEEIDYQPGDEAGLKSVTLEIKGKNVYGLLKAEIGIHRLVRISPFDASSRRHTSFASVFVYPDIEDEVEIEVDEKDLRIDTYRASGAGGQHVNKTSSAVRITHFPTGIVVQCQNERSQHRNKATAFKLLRARLYQLELQKKQDEIAALNADKKEIGWGSQIRSYVLHPYRMAKDLRTAVETGNVDAVLDGDLDRFIEAYLFSLRQ, from the coding sequence TTGAAGAACTTCGGGGGTATCTTTGATCTGGCCGCCAAGCGCGACCGCCTCGGCCAACTAGTAGAACAAATCGCTGCCCCCGGATTCTGGGACAACAACGAAGCCACCCGTCCGTTTCTCAAAGAAAAAAGTGACCTGGAAAAAGAACTCGCCGAATGGCGCGGGCTCGAATCCGCCGTCGAAGAAATGGAAGTCACTTTCGAACTTGCGCAAGAAGCCCAAGACGACGACTTAGCCGCCGAAGTGCCCGGCAAGGTGAAAAAGGTCGAAAAAACCCTGAGTAACATGGAACTGGAGATGCTTTTCTCCGAAGAGGCCGACAGCGCCGACGCGATCATGGAGATCCACTCCGGCGCCGGGGGCACCGAAGCCGCCGATTGGGCGTCGATGTTGCTGCGCATGTACCTGCGGTACGCCGAACGGCGCGGTTTCGACGTGGAGGAAATCGATTATCAACCCGGCGATGAGGCGGGTCTGAAAAGCGTCACCCTTGAAATCAAAGGCAAAAATGTCTACGGCCTGCTGAAGGCGGAAATCGGCATTCACCGCTTGGTGCGCATCAGTCCTTTCGATGCCAGCAGCCGCCGACACACCTCGTTTGCCAGCGTTTTCGTGTACCCGGATATCGAGGACGAGGTCGAAATCGAGGTCGACGAGAAAGACCTTCGCATCGACACCTATCGAGCCAGCGGAGCCGGGGGGCAGCACGTCAACAAGACCAGCAGCGCCGTACGGATCACGCACTTCCCGACCGGGATTGTCGTTCAGTGCCAGAATGAGCGCAGCCAGCACCGCAACAAGGCGACCGCTTTCAAGCTGTTGCGCGCCCGCCTTTACCAACTGGAACTACAGAAAAAACAAGACGAAATCGCCGCTTTGAATGCCGACAAAAAAGAGATCGGTTGGGGGAGCCAGATTCGCTCGTATGTGCTGCATCCGTACCGTATGGCCAAAGACCTGCGTACCGCCGTGGAAACCGGAAATGTCGACGCCGTTCTCGATGGCGATCTCGACCGCTTTATCGAAGCCTATTTGTTTTCACTTCGGCAGTGA